In one window of Cytophagaceae bacterium ABcell3 DNA:
- a CDS encoding HVA1 family protein has protein sequence MAIRKGTTVRWKKGSTYQNGKVEKSFTGTVTLPIKGVMVTRHGSKENRVLLVKAESGEEELKLLCEVERVKAEF, from the coding sequence ATGGCCATCAGAAAAGGAACTACAGTCAGATGGAAAAAGGGATCGACCTACCAGAACGGGAAAGTCGAGAAATCTTTTACGGGAACAGTTACCCTACCTATAAAGGGGGTTATGGTTACCCGGCATGGTAGTAAGGAAAACCGAGTCTTGCTGGTCAAAGCAGAGAGTGGAGAAGAGGAGCTAAAGTTACTTTGTGAAGTAGAAAGAGTAAAGGCGGAATTTTAA
- a CDS encoding 3-hydroxyanthranilate 3,4-dioxygenase, with translation MGIQRPFNFKKWIDDNRHLLKPPVGNQQVYKGNDDFIVMVVGGPNTRKDFHYNEGEEFFYQLEGDINLRIIEDDKPVDIPIKKGEIFLLPGKVPHCPQRPANTVGLVIEKYRNPGEKDGFLWFCENCGNKLYEEYFEMTDIVKQLPVVMEKFYTSEDLRTCKNCGTVMEPPAKAK, from the coding sequence ATGGGCATTCAAAGACCTTTTAATTTTAAAAAATGGATAGACGATAACCGCCATCTCCTCAAGCCACCGGTCGGGAATCAACAGGTTTATAAAGGAAATGATGATTTCATTGTCATGGTGGTCGGTGGCCCCAACACGAGAAAAGATTTTCATTATAATGAAGGGGAGGAATTTTTTTACCAATTAGAAGGTGATATAAACTTAAGAATTATAGAAGATGACAAACCAGTAGACATTCCAATTAAAAAAGGGGAAATATTTTTACTTCCTGGAAAGGTTCCACACTGTCCACAAAGGCCTGCCAACACAGTAGGACTTGTAATAGAAAAATACAGAAACCCAGGAGAAAAAGATGGTTTCTTATGGTTTTGTGAAAACTGTGGAAATAAGCTTTATGAAGAATACTTTGAAATGACCGATATTGTCAAGCAGCTTCCGGTCGTAATGGAGAAGTTTTACACTTCTGAAGACTTAAGAACCTGTAAAAATTGTGGAACAGTAATGGAGCCTCCTGCAAAAGCAAAATAA
- the kynU gene encoding kynureninase: MQDNLEYARSLDDADELKHFREKFHIPYLDDRPCIYFCGNSLGLQPIMAEEFLQTEMDDWKNLGVEGHLHASNPWLTYHKLLSPALANLCGADTQEVVAMNGLTVNLHLLLSSFYRPNKQRFKIITEANAFSSDLYALQSQLEFHEVDIENGLVTIQPQDGFLISEKDILDAIDHHKNELALVFFGGVNYQSGQVLDMQKITKAAHEAGALAGFDLAHAIGNIKLDLHTWQVDFAAWCSYKYLNSGPGGTAGVFIHNRHLNGKLKPAFRGWWGHREEDRFQMHDQFIQAPGADAWQLSNAPILSMAVQRASLQLFQEAGMDRIIEKSHSLTAYLEFLIKNLHNPDAQFGIEILTPPKSRGCQLSLKISGGAEALFEHMNRAGIMCDLRRPDIIRLAPVPLYNSYTEVYAVAQFLKKHCTYEK, encoded by the coding sequence ATGCAAGACAACCTGGAATATGCAAGGTCACTTGATGATGCCGATGAGCTGAAGCATTTCAGAGAAAAATTTCACATCCCTTATCTTGATGACCGACCATGCATCTATTTCTGTGGAAACTCCCTTGGCCTGCAACCTATAATGGCTGAAGAGTTCTTGCAAACAGAAATGGACGATTGGAAAAACCTAGGAGTTGAAGGGCACTTACACGCATCTAACCCTTGGCTTACGTATCACAAGCTGCTTTCTCCGGCCCTTGCCAATTTATGTGGAGCAGACACCCAAGAAGTAGTGGCAATGAATGGACTGACAGTTAACCTGCATCTTCTTCTAAGTTCATTTTACAGGCCCAACAAGCAACGGTTCAAAATTATTACCGAAGCCAACGCTTTTTCATCGGACTTGTATGCCCTACAGTCGCAGTTAGAATTTCATGAAGTAGATATTGAGAATGGACTCGTAACAATACAACCGCAAGACGGCTTTCTCATTTCAGAAAAAGACATTCTCGATGCTATAGATCATCATAAAAACGAGCTGGCCCTGGTATTTTTTGGGGGAGTCAATTATCAAAGCGGTCAGGTGCTTGACATGCAAAAGATTACGAAAGCAGCCCATGAAGCGGGAGCTTTAGCTGGCTTCGATTTAGCACACGCTATAGGAAATATAAAGCTTGACCTACATACATGGCAGGTAGACTTTGCGGCATGGTGCAGTTATAAATACCTAAACTCCGGCCCTGGAGGAACAGCAGGTGTATTCATTCACAACCGCCACTTAAACGGTAAGCTTAAACCTGCTTTCCGTGGATGGTGGGGACATAGGGAGGAAGACCGTTTTCAAATGCATGACCAGTTCATACAAGCCCCTGGTGCCGATGCATGGCAATTATCTAATGCACCTATATTATCTATGGCTGTACAAAGAGCGTCCTTACAGCTTTTTCAAGAGGCAGGGATGGACAGAATTATTGAAAAAAGCCATTCTCTAACTGCTTATCTGGAGTTCCTTATCAAAAATTTACATAACCCTGATGCCCAGTTTGGCATAGAAATACTCACACCGCCAAAATCGAGAGGCTGTCAGCTTTCGCTAAAAATATCAGGGGGGGCAGAAGCTCTGTTTGAACACATGAACAGGGCTGGCATTATGTGTGATTTGCGCAGGCCAGATATCATTAGGTTAGCTCCTGTGCCGCTCTACAATAGTTATACAGAAGTCTATGCTGTTGCTCAGTTTTTAAAGAAACATTGTACCTATGAAAAATAA
- a CDS encoding FAD-dependent monooxygenase — protein sequence MKNKEKVLIAGAGLTGPLLAVLLAQKGYPVEVIDKRPDPRKGAAYEGRSINLALSNRGLRALSLIGIKDTVLQEAVPMNGRMIHDEKGCASFAPYGKEGQQIYSVSRGGLNRTLTDIAEKEGVKFRFEQAVEGIDVTKRQLDLVKGINTEVIAYDFLFAADGAFSKIRHELVAENRCEQKLNTLSHRYKELRMPPLDGNFAMEPNALHIWPREQFMLIALPNADKTFTCTLFLPFEGKNSFSGLQFPDSVANFFRTHFPDAQKLIPDLPHAFFEYPVSALTEVRSYPWAHENICLIGDAAHAVVPFYGQGMNACFEDCFILNAMLGDGENLQKTVEAFQETRKKDADAIADLALHNFIEMRDLVKDEAFILRKKIEAWLHEALGEKYLPLYTMVTFSDMPYSEALKNGKKQDCIMEKVLALEGIKTNWQQADMKAKILEIVKNEIG from the coding sequence ATGAAAAATAAAGAAAAGGTGCTGATCGCTGGGGCAGGACTCACAGGCCCCTTGCTGGCAGTACTCCTTGCCCAAAAAGGGTATCCGGTCGAAGTAATAGATAAGCGTCCAGACCCGAGAAAAGGTGCTGCTTATGAGGGGCGGTCTATTAACTTAGCTTTAAGCAACAGGGGACTGAGGGCGCTCTCACTGATAGGTATTAAAGATACTGTTCTTCAAGAAGCAGTGCCCATGAATGGCCGCATGATTCACGACGAGAAAGGGTGCGCTTCTTTTGCACCTTATGGCAAGGAAGGTCAACAAATATATTCAGTTTCCAGAGGTGGACTAAATCGCACACTTACAGATATTGCGGAAAAAGAAGGGGTAAAATTCCGATTTGAGCAAGCCGTAGAAGGCATTGATGTTACAAAAAGGCAACTGGATTTAGTAAAAGGAATAAATACAGAGGTTATTGCCTATGACTTTTTATTTGCCGCAGATGGAGCGTTTTCAAAAATCAGACATGAGTTAGTAGCAGAGAATCGTTGCGAGCAAAAACTAAACACACTAAGCCATAGATATAAAGAACTTAGAATGCCCCCCTTGGACGGTAATTTTGCCATGGAACCAAATGCGCTCCATATCTGGCCCAGGGAGCAGTTTATGCTCATTGCCCTGCCAAACGCAGACAAAACATTTACATGCACACTTTTTTTACCATTTGAAGGCAAAAACTCTTTCTCAGGGCTTCAGTTCCCTGACTCTGTAGCAAATTTTTTCCGCACGCACTTCCCTGATGCGCAAAAACTAATTCCTGATCTCCCCCATGCCTTTTTTGAATACCCTGTTTCAGCGCTCACAGAAGTCCGAAGCTACCCATGGGCACATGAAAACATCTGTCTGATCGGAGACGCCGCACATGCTGTAGTCCCGTTTTACGGCCAGGGCATGAACGCATGTTTCGAAGACTGTTTTATTTTAAACGCTATGCTTGGTGATGGAGAAAATTTACAAAAGACTGTAGAAGCCTTTCAGGAAACTCGTAAAAAAGATGCAGACGCTATTGCCGACCTAGCTTTACACAATTTTATAGAAATGCGTGATTTAGTAAAAGATGAAGCCTTTATCTTAAGAAAAAAGATTGAAGCGTGGCTGCACGAAGCACTTGGAGAAAAATACCTGCCGCTATATACTATGGTTACATTTAGTGATATGCCTTATTCGGAAGCATTAAAAAATGGAAAGAAGCAGGACTGCATCATGGAAAAAGTCCTTGCTCTTGAAGGTATAAAAACCAACTGGCAGCAAGCAGATATGAAAGCAAAGATTCTGGAAATAGTCAAGAATGAGATAGGTTAA